The region ACCGAATCAACTGCAAGCGATGTTCGATGAGAACCAAAAGATAGCCGGTGAAAAACCAATCAGCCCTAGTGGCGCGACAGGTATGCAGCTGGCGCAGGTGCAATTGGCAGCTGTCAACGCAGGCCTGGTCAAAGGCGTCAAAGCGGATGACCGACCGCAAGTGCTCACCAACTTTGCCCGCGACAGTGCAGTCATGGCATCGGCGTACAAGATTGACCTCAAGGACGCCGGCGTGATCCTGGCCGGCTGGCGTACTTCGTTGGGACTTGATCGAGAGAAAAGTCTCGATTTGGGCAATGCAGCCAACCGCTTGGGCGCCAGTGTCAATTTGAAGTCTAGCGCGGCAGACATCAGTTCGGTCGTGCTGCAAGGCGGCGAAACGGGATTGGCGACGGGCATGAAGCCCGAAGACGTGGCGGCCATCGCTGCGGCCCTGCTGAGTGCGTCTGTGGGCAAGGACGAAGCCGGCGCCTCGCTGAAAAACCTTGGTGCCACGTTGAGCAAGGGCGACAACGCCACGGCAGATCAGAGAGCGGCCTGGGCTCAGCTTGATATCGAGCCGGGCGCGCTCGCCAGCAGAATGCGCACGGACGCACCGGGGGCCATCAATGACGTGCTGGCGGCGTTGAAGCGTCAGCCGGTCGAGCGCCAGACCTTATTGCTCAAGACGCTGTTTGAGAGCGACGAGGGTGTCGGCAAATTGCTGAAAGCGCCCAATGACCTGAAAACGGCGTTTGTTGTGGCGTCCGACAAGGGCGATGGCTCGATGGCGCAGACTGCCGACGCCCGTGGCAACACCTCGCAAGCCCGTTGGAATGCGCTGGATGCGAGTGTAATCCGTCTCCAGGCAGCGATCGTCAATGCTGTGACGCCCTTTACTGACCTCGCCATGCTGAGTGCCGATCTCGTGGTCAGCGGCTTGAGTTCGGTGGTTGAAACATTCCCGAAAGTCACCGCCGCGCTGACGGTGCTGGGCGCTGCACTGGCGAAGCCGTTTCGCGGAGCGATCTTGAGCAAACTGGCGTCGTTTGTCTCTTCCACCAGCACCGAGCTGTTGAAACCGGACGCGGCGATTCAGGCGCCGGGTGGGACTGATCCCGGAGTGCCAGACGCGCCCGGCAAACAGAGTGGGCAAGGCGCCGGTAAGCGCGAAACACCGCGCCCTACGGTACGCAGTCGGCTGGTCAGCTCCGCGGCCAGGGCCAAGTCGTTCACCGGCAGGCTCGGGGCTCCTTTAGCATTGGCCAGCGCGGGCTACGACGGGGTGAAAGCGCTGATGGCCGGGGATTACAAAGCCGCTACGGGCGCTGTTGGATCGGGTGTCGGAGGCTTGGCCGGCGGTTATGCCGGCGCGGCCACCGGCGCGTTGATCGGCAGTTTCGTCCCGGTCGTAGGCACAGCCGTTGGTGCTTTGATTGGCGGCCTGGTCGGTTCCTACTTTGGTAGTCAGGGCGGAGAGTCGCTGGGTAAGTCGCTTTACTCCGAGGTTGACCAACTGCGCTCACCGGACCAAGTCACCAAAGACCTGACCCGCGCACAGGCGGACAACCGGCAGTTCACCTATTCGCCATCGATCCAGGTCAGCGGAGCCGATCCGACGGACGCCGATCGATTGACGGAAAAAATCATGGCGAATCTTCGCCTGCAATTCAGCGGCGAGTTCATGCCGTTGATGATGAACAACCCGCTCGCCGTGCGCAGTGACGCGGCCCTGACTGACGGAGGTACGTAATGCGTCAGCAAATGGTACTGGGCAGTTTCATTTTCGGCCTGTCCAGAAACTTCGCTTACAGCAGCTTGGTGCGTAAGTCGGACGGTGGCTGGAAGAGCATCGAGATCCTCACCAGCAAACCCAAATCCAGTCAGACCGGGCAAGGATTACAAGGGCTGACGATAGCGGGCAAATCGATGTACGCCATTGCGATGGATCGGCTCGATGAGCTGCGTGCCCTGCAAGCGCTGCGCATTCCGTTGCCGTTGATTGACGGCATCGGACGTAACTGGGGGATGTGGCAAATCAACAGTGTGTCGGAAACCCAAAGCAACATCATTGATGACGGCACCGCGATGGTCGTCGATTGGACAATCGAATTGATGGAGTTTGCCAATGCGTAG is a window of Pseudomonas sp. DC1.2 DNA encoding:
- a CDS encoding phage tail protein → MRQQMVLGSFIFGLSRNFAYSSLVRKSDGGWKSIEILTSKPKSSQTGQGLQGLTIAGKSMYAIAMDRLDELRALQALRIPLPLIDGIGRNWGMWQINSVSETQSNIIDDGTAMVVDWTIELMEFANA
- a CDS encoding phage tail tape measure protein; this encodes MADSKYSLAGAQINAFELPASGGFSATLDWAVFMDPLAQLSLALNTLSVDIRLLTVGQGKLGEVLASLTTALSSTRSLSKASAAAPAPAGEPKSLLKAEVGQRAPPEYLKSAMAMQSAMVDLNQKLQLKPNQLQAMFDENQKIAGEKPISPSGATGMQLAQVQLAAVNAGLVKGVKADDRPQVLTNFARDSAVMASAYKIDLKDAGVILAGWRTSLGLDREKSLDLGNAANRLGASVNLKSSAADISSVVLQGGETGLATGMKPEDVAAIAAALLSASVGKDEAGASLKNLGATLSKGDNATADQRAAWAQLDIEPGALASRMRTDAPGAINDVLAALKRQPVERQTLLLKTLFESDEGVGKLLKAPNDLKTAFVVASDKGDGSMAQTADARGNTSQARWNALDASVIRLQAAIVNAVTPFTDLAMLSADLVVSGLSSVVETFPKVTAALTVLGAALAKPFRGAILSKLASFVSSTSTELLKPDAAIQAPGGTDPGVPDAPGKQSGQGAGKRETPRPTVRSRLVSSAARAKSFTGRLGAPLALASAGYDGVKALMAGDYKAATGAVGSGVGGLAGGYAGAATGALIGSFVPVVGTAVGALIGGLVGSYFGSQGGESLGKSLYSEVDQLRSPDQVTKDLTRAQADNRQFTYSPSIQVSGADPTDADRLTEKIMANLRLQFSGEFMPLMMNNPLAVRSDAALTDGGT